One segment of Panicum virgatum strain AP13 chromosome 1K, P.virgatum_v5, whole genome shotgun sequence DNA contains the following:
- the LOC120645771 gene encoding protein G1-like6, giving the protein MDHHHHHHHHHHHHMIPGQEPSAADGGAAPDSFFLGPAAAVLFSGGAGASGAGSSSSGAAALGSSAGGGGPSPSSSSPSLSRYESQKRRDWNTFGQYLRNHRPPLSLSRCSGAHMLEFLKYMDQFGKTKVHTPVCPFYGHPNPPAPCPCPLRQAWGSLDALIGRLRAAYEENGGTPEMNPFGARAVRLYLREVRETQARARGISYEKKKRKKPSSASAAAAGPSSEGSPPPGPSGGGGPDTSASPQFIMP; this is encoded by the coding sequence AtggatcaccaccaccaccaccaccaccatcaccaccaTCACATGATACCGGGCCAAGAACCGTCCGCGGCTGACGGCGGCGCAGCCCCGGACAGCTTCTTCCtcggccccgccgcggccgtcctCTTCTCCGGAGGCGCCGGGGCGTCAGGTGCCGGCTCGTCGTCATCCGGCGCTGCGGCCCTCGGATCCTCGGCGGGGGGAGGCGGCCCGTCGCCGTCCagctcgtcgccgtcgctgAGCCGGTACGAGTCCCAGAAGCGCCGGGACTGGAACACGTTCGGGCAGTACCTGCGCAaccaccggccgccgctgtcGCTGTCGCGGTGCAGCGGCGCGCACATGCTCGAGTTCCTCAAGTACATGGACCAGTTCGGCAAGACCAAGGTGCACACGCCGGTGTGCCCTTTCTACGGGCACCCCaacccgccggcgccgtgcccATGCCCGCTGCGCCAGGCGTGGGGCTCGCTCGACGCGCTCATCGgacgcctccgcgccgcctacGAGGAGAACGGCGGCACGCCAGAGATGAACCCCTTCGGCGCGCGCGCCGTGAGGCTCTACCTGCGCGAGGTGCGCGAGACACAGGCGCGGGCCAGGGGGATCAGTTACGAGAAGAAGAAGCGCAAGAAGCCATCgtcggcgtcggccgcggcggcggggccgtccTCCGAGGGGagtccgccgccggggccgtccggcggcggagggcccgACACGTCGGCATCACCGCAGTTCATCATGCCGTGA